The genome window GAGTTCGCCCTGCCCAAAGACGGCAAGGTCAAACTCGTCGTCTATGACGTCCTCGGAAGACAGGTCGCTTCGCTCATCGACGCCAAACTCGAGGCCGGCATCCACTCCGTCTCCTTCAACGCCGCCGACCTACCCTCCGGCGTCTACTTCTACCGCCTGCAAACCAACGAAAAAACCCTCACCCAGAAAATGATGCTCATCAAATAACCCGCAGACGGTAACATCCATCCATATTAAAAAGCCTTCGGGGCTGGACCCCGAAGGCTTTTTTTGTTAAGTTTTCGTTGCTTTTATTAATTTTT of candidate division KSB1 bacterium contains these proteins:
- a CDS encoding T9SS type A sorting domain-containing protein; its protein translation is GLARLVGGAVKSQVSDQPAQLVTDYELKQNYPNPFNPSTTIEFALPKDGKVKLVVYDVLGRQVASLIDAKLEAGIHSVSFNAADLPSGVYFYRLQTNEKTLTQKMMLIK